The bacterium region GGCAAGCTTGGAGGCGATGCAGGCCAGGTACTCCTCGGGGTACGGCCGGATCTTGCTGCCGAAGGCGCCGCCCACATCGGGACCGGCGATGACGCGCACCTGGCTCTCCGCCAGGCCGCAAGCGGTGCCGACGAAGAGCCGGATGAAATGCGGCACCTGGCTCGAGGTCCACAGCGTCAGCCGCTTGTCGTAGCCGTCGTACTCCGCGACCAGGCCGCGTCCTTCCATGGCGATCGGGAAGAGCCGCTGCTGAAGGATTCGCTCCCTGACGACCACCTCGGCCTCTTGGAAGGCCTCAGGCGAGTCTGGCGAGTAAGTCAGTTCCCAGCCGATGTTGTCCGGGGCGCCGCTGTGGGCCGTCGGGCCGCCCGGGCGCATGGCCTTGTCGAGATTCATGACCGCCGGCAGCGGGTCGTAATCGACCTGGACCAGAAGCGCGGCATCCGCCGCCTGATAGCGCTCGCCGGCGATCACGACGGCCACCGGCTCGCCCTGGTAGACGACCTCGTCATGCGCGATCGGGAACTGGTTGGGCACCTGTTTCTTCTCGGCGACGAACGACGCCGACACCGGAAGTCCGCCCGCGATGTGGTCCTTGAAATCGGCGTAGGTGTAGACCGCGTGGACGCCCGGCGCCTTGCTGGCGTCGGACGGGTCGATGGATCGGATCTTGGCGTGCGCCAGCGGGCTCCGCACCACGGCCATGTGCACCATGCCCGGCCGCGTCATGTCGTCGACGAACCGCCCGTGCCCGCTGACCAGCCGCGGATCCTCGCGGCGGTGGATCTTGGCGCCGATCATCGTGGTGACCGCCATGGCCTCAGCTCCTCCGGGCGGCAGCCGCTCGCTCGCCCATCCTGGCCCTCGACCCGTTCATCGCCTTCGCCGCCGACTGGACGGACTTGATGATGTTCACGTACCCGGTGCAGCGGCAGAGGTTGCCCTCGAGTCCCTTGCGGATCTCGTCCTCGGTCGGGTCGGGGTTTTGCGAGAGCAGGTAGGCCGCGGCCATGATGAAGCCCGGCGTGCAGTAGCCGCACTGGAGGCCGTGCTCGTCCCAGAACGCCTGCTGCAGCGGATGGAGCTCGCCGTCCCTGGCCATGCCCTCGATCGTGGTCAGGTTCCTGCCCTCGGCCTGGAGGGCGAACATGGTGCAGCTCTTCACCGCCATGCCGTCGACCAGAATCGTGCACGCCCCGCACTGACTGGTGTCGCAGCCGATGTGAGTGCCGGTGAGCCCGACGACGTCACGCAGGTAGTGCACGAGCAAAAGGCGTGGCTCGACCTCGTGCTCGTGGCGGTGGCCGTTGACTGTGGTGACGACCTTGTGCTTCATACGGCTCCTCCAATCAGCGGTGGCGGCGCTTCGCGGCGCCAGGAACCTCACACCCTCGTGAACGAGCCGAGGTGAACTTCTCTATTGCGCTACTTTTAGCGGCGAAATGCAACTAGAAAATTCGTTCAGCGTGAGTGCGCCGCCGGATCGGGTGTTCGGCTACTTGCTGGACGTCAACAAAGTGGTCGGCTGCGTTCCCGGAGCAGAGCTTTCGGAGATCGTCGACGCGACCACCTTCAAAGGCAAGGTCAAAGTCAAAGTCGGCCCGATCACGGTCGCTTACAGCGGCACCGCGAGGATCGCGGATCGGGACGACGCGAACCGTACGGCGACGCTCGAAGCCGAAGGCAAGGAGATCACCAACCCGGGTTCGGCGCGGGCCAAGGCTCTGATGAGCGTGGCCGTCGACGGCGACGGATCCGTGGTCAAGATCGTCACCGAATACAGCGTCGCGGGCCGCGTCGCCCAGTTCGGGCGCGGAGTGATGGAGGACGTGTCACGCCGCATCGTCAACGAGATGGCGGCCTGCATCAAGGCCAACGTCGAGGCCGGCGAACCGGCTTCCCCGGCGGACTCCAGCCCGGGCGGCGCCAAGACGGCGCCGGCGGCGCCGGCACCGGCCGCCGCCAAACCGGTCAACGCGCTCGGTCTGCTCTTCTCGGTCCTGTGGGCGCGATTGGCCCGGATCTTCTCGCGGAG contains the following coding sequences:
- a CDS encoding (2Fe-2S)-binding protein, which produces MKHKVVTTVNGHRHEHEVEPRLLLVHYLRDVVGLTGTHIGCDTSQCGACTILVDGMAVKSCTMFALQAEGRNLTTIEGMARDGELHPLQQAFWDEHGLQCGYCTPGFIMAAAYLLSQNPDPTEDEIRKGLEGNLCRCTGYVNIIKSVQSAAKAMNGSRARMGERAAAARRS